cgacatttttcagcaggtgctttttccttcgccatttctctcctgttggtcacacgctcttttcgctgcgttttctgaattcctgagggtcgaattagtcaggaaagggtcatacaaagcAAAAcggagacgcaaaattttcggtcggaaaatgaagaaaaagtaaggctaacccctttacatttttggcgaaaattgtcgcgattttgaaatgtgCTGGATTGGATGAATTCtgacactattccgacgtaattttgcgagaagaatcgattgagtgcagtcccaatacgctgcgattgttgtatgaaaagttacagccaataaacgaaaaccagtcttgtcgacatttttcagcaggtactttttccttcgccatttctctcctgttggtcacacgctcttttcgctgcgttttctgagttcctgagggtccaattagtcaggaaagggccatacgaatcgaatcgaagacacgaaatttttggtcgaaaaatgaagaaaaagtaaggctaacccctttgcattttttgcgaaagttttcgcaattttcaggagtgctggaataaattcattgtggcactattccgacgtaattttgcgagagaaatcgattgggtgcagtcccaatacgctgcgattattgtataaaaagttacagccagaaaacgagaacctgtgttttcgacatttttcagcaggtgctttttccttcgccatttctctcctgttggtcacacgctcttttcgctgcgttttctgaattcctgagggtcgaattagtcaggaaagggtcgtACAAAGCAAAAcggagacgcaaaattttcggtcgaaaaatgaagaaaaagtaaggctaacccctttacatttatggcgaaaattgtcgcgattttgaaatgtgCTGGATTGGATGAATTCtgacactattccgacgtaattttgcgagaagaatcgattgagtgcagtcccaatacgctgcgattgtTGTATGAAaggttacagccaataaacgaaaaccagtcttgtcgacatttttcagcaggtactttttccttcgccatttctctcctgttggtcacacgctcttttcgctgcgttttctgaattcctgaggGTCGAATTAGTCAGGAGAGGGTCATACAAAGCAAAAcggagacgcaaaattttcggtcgaaaaatgaagaaaaagtaaggctaacccctttgcattttttgcgaaagttttcgcaattttcaggagtgctggaataaattcattgtggcactattccgacgtaattttgcgagagaaatcgattgggcgcagtcccaatacgctgcgattattgtataaaaagttacagccagaaaacgagaacctgtgttttcgacatttttcagcaggtgctttttccttcgccatttctctcctgttggtcacacgctcttttcgctgcgttttctgaattcctgagggtcgaattagtcaggaaagggtcgtACAAAGCAAAAcggagacgcaaaattttcggtcgaaaaatgaagaaaaagtaaggctaacccctttacatttatggcgaaaattgtcgcgattttgaaatgtgCTGGATTGGATGAATTCtgacactattccgacgtaattttgcgagaagaatcgattgagtgcagtcccaatacgctgcgattgttgtatgaaaagttacagccaataaacgaaaaccagtcttgtcgacatttttcagcaggtgctttttccttcgccatttctctcctgatGGTcacacgctcttttcgctgcgttttctgaattcctgagggtcgaattagtcaggaaagggtcatacaaagcAAAAcggagacgcaaaattttcggtcgaaaaatgaagaaaaagtaaggctaacccctttacatttatggcgaaaattgtcgcgattttgaaatgtgCTGGATTGGATGAATTCTgacactatttcgacgtaattttgcaacagAAATCGATCAAGCGCAGTCACAATGctctgcgattattgtataaaaagttgcagccaaaaaacgaaaacctgcgttttcgacatttttcagcaggtactttttccttcgccatttctctcctgttggtcacacgctcttttcgctgcgttttctgagttcctgagggtccaattagtcaggaaagggccatacgaatcgaatcgaagacacgaaatttttggtcgaaaaatgaagaaaaagtaaggctttgcattttttgcgaaagttttcgcaattttcaggagtgctggaataaattcattgtggcactattccgacgtaattttgcgagagaaatcgattgggtgtagtcccaatacgctgcgattattgtataaaaagttacagccagaaaacgagaacctgtgttttcgacatttttcagcaggtgctttttccttcgccatttctctcctgttgatcccacgctcttttcgctgcgttttctgagttcctgagggtccggttagtcaggaaagggtcatacaaatcgaatcggagacgaaatattttcggtcaaaaaatgaagaaaaagtaaggctgaCCCCTTTacgtttttggcgaaaattgtcgcgattttgaaatgtgCTGGAATGGATGAATTCtgacactattccgacgtaattttgcaacagAAATCGATGaagcgcagtcacaatactctgcgattattgtatgaaaagttacagccaaaaaacgaaaaccagtcttttcgacatttttcagcaggtactttttccttcgccatttctctcctgttggtcacacgctcttttcgctgcgttttctgaattcctgagggtcgaattagtcaggaaagggtcatacaaagcAAAAcggagacgcaaaattttcggtcgaaaaatgaagaaaaagtaaggctaacccctttacatttttggcgaaaattgtcgcgattttgaaatgtgCTGGAATGGATGAATTCtgacactattccgacgtaattttgcaacagaaatcgatcaagcgcagtcacaatactctgcgattattgtataaaaagttgcagccaaaaaacgaaaacctgcgttttcgacatttttcagcaggtactttttccttcgccattttgCTCCTGTTGGTcacacgctcttttcgctgcgttttctgagttccggagggtccaattagtcagtaaaaggtcatacaaatcgaatcggagacccaaaatttttggtcgaaaaatgaagaaaaagtaaggctaacccctttgcattttttgcgaaagttttcgcaattttcaggagtgctggaataaattcattgtggcactattccgacgtaattttgcgagagaaatcgattgggcgcagtcccaatacgctgcgattattgtataaaaagttacagccagaaaacgagaacctgtgttttcgacatttttcagcaggtgctttttccttcgccatttctctcctgttggtcacacgctcttttcgctgcgttttctgaattcctgagggtcgaattagtcaggaaagggtcatacaaagcAAAAcggagacgcaaaattttcggtcgaaaaatgaagaaaaagtaaggctaacccctttacatttatggcgaaaattgtcgcgattttgaaatgtgCTGGATTGGATGAATTCTgacactatttcgacgtaattttgcaacagAAGTCGATCaagcgcagtcacaatactctgcgattattgtataaaaagttgcagccaaaaaacgaaaacctgcgttttcgacatttttcagcaggtactttttccttcgccatctctctcctgttggtcacacgctcttttcgctgcgttttctgaattcctgagggtcgaattagtcaggaaagggtcatacaaagcAAAAcggagacgcaaaattttcggtcgaaaaatgaagaaaaagtaaggctaacccctttacatttttggcgaaaattgtcgcgattttgaaatgtgCTGGATTGGATGAATTCtgacactattccgacgtaattttgcgagaagaatcgattgagtgcagtcccaatacgctgcgattgttgtatgaaaagttacagccaataaacgaaaaccagtcttgtcgacatttttcagcaggtactttttccttcgccatttctctcctgttggtcacacgctcttttcgctgcgttctctgagttcctgagggtccaattagtcaggaaagggccatacgaatcgaatcgaagacacgaaatttttggtcgaaaaatgaagaaaaagtaaggctaacccctttgcattttttgcgaaagttttcgcaattttcaggagtgctggaataaattcattggggcactattccgacgtaattttgcgagagaaatcgattgggtgcagtcccaatacgctgcgattattgtataaaaagttacagccagaaaacgagaacctgtgttttccacatttttcagcaggtgctttttccttcgccatttctctcctgttgatcccaccctcttttcgctgcgttttctgagttccggagggttcaattagtcaggaaagggtcatacaaagcAAAAcggagacgcaaaattttcggtcgaaaaatgaagaaaaagtaaggctaacccctttacatttttggcgaaaattttcgcgattttgaaatgtgctggaataaaacaattgtggcactattccgacgtaattttgcaacagaaatcgatcaagcgcagtcacaatacgctgcgattattgtataaaaagtagcagccaaaaaacgaaaacccgtgttttcgacatttttcagcaggtactttttccttcgccatttcgctcctgttggtcacacgctctttttgctgcgttttctgagttcctgagggtccaattagtcaggaaagggtcatacaaatcgaatcggagagacaaaatttttggtcgaaaaatgaagaaaaagtaatgctaacccctttgcatttttggcgaaaattttcgcgatttcgaaaagtgctggaaaaaattatttgattcaGTATTTTGACGTCATTTCGCGAAAGGAATTGATTGCGAGCAACGTATTGACAGAAGTAAAACGAGAAAAGTCTCTTGTATTTTCTTAGCTGGTGGTCCTACGGTgttctaaatatttttcttgcaatCCTGGGGGTTCAATCGTTTCAGAAAGAGACGTACGAACACatttgaaaggaaaaatttccGTCTTCGAGTATCGCAAAAAAGCAAGAATTCCTCCTTTCAATTTATACCATTGAAATCCGTattaacttgaaaaattccgaatcAATTTACAATGCACCCTGTTCACGAGCACCAAGTTACGTGTGACGAGCTACTTATCGTAGTTACTTACGTTATTCGACAAAACGTATACGGGTCAATATCGAATCCTAGGTAACAGTTACATTTCAGTTACATGAATGAGATTATTCTATTTAAGGAAAAACCTAGCTACAATCGAACACGTCAACGGCTCGTTGGAGAATTTCTCTCCACGATATGCCGCATCGATTGAACCGAAGTTGTACGAAAAAGCATTTGCTTTAAATATGCTCGTCATCAAATTtagtgtaaaattgaacataAACGAGGTattcaataaataacgaatTCAACCTCAAACTCAATATGGCGACTAAAGGACGAAGGGTGTACTTCCGAAAATCTGGATGCAGACTACTAATGACCCCTCTCACCTTCACAGCCAGTCGTGCAGGATAATTGCTGTTAGAAATTGATGCAATTTtcaatgtatgtacgtacgcaCATACATACATCCTGACTATCCTGACTGAGCTAGCCTGTCTCAAGTAACTGCCCGTGTCGCCAAGTTGACTGCAGCACTTGGAAACATCCTGTATAATATCTCAGTGATAATATCAAATCAAACAAACGCGTATGGCATGTTGAACATATGTGTCTAAATCAATAATGATTGCAATTATTATGATTTATTGATAAACCGCATTCCTTAATACCTGTATATCATAAAGTATCTATACGGGTTATAAATGATTCATGAATggtatattatttaaaaatacatttgttttcTGAAGTGGTACGTCAATGTTACACAGATCATAGGTACTtgtgaagtgaaaaattgaagctGTTACCTAAACTTATTAGTTTATGCTATGCTCGATATTCTGGATACAGGCAGTAAGTACATTAAACACATCAATGAGATACAGTGTAAAGGAAAGGAATGAAATTGAAGACTTCAACGGAGAACAGAACATCGTCAtagaagttaaaaaaaatttttaactgcAACTGTTAGTCGATTAACCGAAATTATTCAAGGAGAAGgccattttttccttttcaatcCACCGACCGTACCATGTGCTTAATTGTACCtgacaataattttaataGATTAATTTTCGCATTGAAAGTGAAAGTTAACGTCAAAATATTACTAACAGGTTTCTTTCCACTACTCGGTGCTGATGTTTACAGGTCAATTTGTTTTCAGTTGACCTATGAAACAGCAATGAATTGTTGAATCTACTGTTTCAAAACTGGGGTGAAATAACGAAATGgcttttcttcgtttctaaTTATGAGCTTCTCGCTGTTTTATCAATATAGTAACACAACATCTGGTTTACGACATTGAATTGAtgcattattttttgaaaatataatggATAATGAAATCGCGAACGTATTAATGATAGTGCATCTTTTACAAATTACAAGTCTGCTAAGTCGACATTCACGTTTTAATTGACGAAATATGTGAGACTATATCGATGTGTgctgatatttattattatcggttcttttttcttgcgTCTAGCCAAATTGTTGGAGAAATCTTTTATAGACTACCCTGGAGAGGGTAACGTCACTCCCAGGAGTGTGGGATTCACCTCACGGGATACCCACTAAAACCAGCGCCAAAAGCCAGTCCTCGTTATCTTTTGCATACCACAAGGCTGTTAGCAACACCTGTTTTTGAAAGTCAATCATTGAATTTAATTGTGTGagtactatatgtatattttgatAGGAACAAATccaatattattgaaaaattcagacGGCGTCATACGCAGAAGTAAAGGGCAAGACTCTCAACTTTTTACTGTTTTCGTAATATTACTCTCATAATAGAAATGCTGAGAAGTGAGGCTGATATTTATTTGCAATAAAAGACATCCCTCATAGTTTTGTATCATCCATAACGAGCAATTCGTCaaaagaatcttatctcatgtttCACTTCTGGTCTTATCCATCGTAACTCTCCTCCAAAAGTTATTCCTTGCTATTCTTTACACCCCATGAAACTCTCAGTAATACCTGTTTTTGATATTCGTACATCATAAATAGATAAATGCAGAGTGCATACTTCGATATGAGCAAATCCAATATTAATGAAACAAATGAAGACAGTGTCATATGCAGATGTAAACAACAGGACACTTGACTTTTCTCCATTTTCGTAATACTTTTCTCATAATACGAATGTTGAGGCTCAGATTTATTTGCATTAAGAAGCGCCTATCATACTTTTGTATTAATCATTATGAGCGATTTGATATAAGAATCTAATCTTAAGTTTCACTCCTGATCTCGCCTACTGTTACTGTTAACCAAAAGCCGTTCCTTGCCATCCTCTACATTCCACGGGACAGTCGTCATAGCTATTTGAAAAGTCAAATATGATAATTAGAACAATACGATGCGTATGTAATTTGATAAGAAAGAATGTAATATTAAACAATTGTGTTGAGTGCAAAAGCAAACAAATATAAAGTTgacttttcaccatttttatAATACTATATTCTCACACTATAGAAATGCTGaggttcaaatttttgttcagtAAGAATTGTccatcataaatttttattattcatcaataGAGATTTGTCAAAAGAATCTCACGTCTTAGGCCTGGTTCTTCTGTCTGAAGAGTTGCTCCATGTGACGTCCGTTTTACTCGGTGGAAAATGAGAACCGTTTTCGGATCAACCTGCGCACCTGTTGCAGCTGCCTGATGGGAATTGCAGCGCACACATCGGCGATACGGTGCCTCATATTGTGCTTTGTGGTAGGGGCCTGTGCATAGACAATTCTTTGAACTTTACCCCAGAAGTAATAATCAAGTGGCGTGAGATCTGGTGAGCGTGCTGGCCACCTAATCGGACCTCCTGTCACAATCCATCGCTCCGGGAACATAGCGTTCAGGATCTTTGTGTTCGCGTTGCTGTTGTGAGCAGGGGCCTCGTCTTGCTGCCACCAAACCTGGTCCATAGGAATGGGATTTCCGTGCAACAAACGGGGGAGTTCGTTGGTAAGCAGGTCTCTATATTTCTGGGAATTCATATTCCCTTCAAAAAAATAAGGTCCGATTATTCTATCCCCTAATAGTCCAACCCAGGCCTGGACCTTCCAACTGTGTTGGGCGTCCTGCTCCACAATCCAATGTGGACTTCCTGGAGTCCAGTAACGACACTCTTGTTTAATCAGCATTACGATGTTTGTGAAGGTGACTTCATTAGTGAAGCACACTCTCCGGAAGAATTCGGCATCTTCCTTGAGACGCTGTATTCCCCAGTTACAGTACCGTAGCCTTTGATCGAGATTTTGTGCCAGTTGGCACCTGATGCGCTGTTTTCCAAATGTACGATTTTCCTGATGGATTCTCGCGGAACCTCTGTacgaaattgattatttcgtttaaaaggcatgagaaaataattaaaccaGATGCAATTAATTGTTTCACTTCTACATTAACTGTTACATAGTGTTGATTCTATGAATAGAATTATCTTGTAATTTTCACGCAGTTAGCAAATATCAATTAACAAAACCAGGAATGACTATAACAAAGAAGTTTTTGCATCAAATGAACTGCTTAgcttaattaaataaaatacagttGCTTCTTAATGTCAATCtgcaatttttgaaagtacccaaagaaatatttaaaaaaaaaacattcattcacaagatcaatttcaaattactaGTTGATTTAGTATGGAACTCTCCAGATGTTcgttttacaataataaacaagttacaaaaaaatattatccagaaaaaaaaacatacgcaGTGTTCTGGCCACCTGTCTCATGCTCTGGACCTCGTTTTTCTCAAGTGCATTTTTCACTGCGTCTCTTGCTGGGCCATCCAATACCAGTCTGATGCGTTGCCGTCGGGGCTGTTTCAGTACCCCAAACTTCCGCTCTGTTTCTGCCAGTCTAAAAACGAGTTTTGCATAGGTGAATGATacattgttgtataaattgatGAGCATTATAATCTTACAGAAACAAAATTGACGTAAACGATATTTCTATCACATAAATGATCCTACACTTTTTAGGTTACTTAGCTTGCGCAAGTTGGATCTAGTTCTAGTGTAAATTTACGTATTTGTGCAAttctgaatttatttcatcacgAACATCATACCTTCGGAAGGATTGCCTTGATGGTGGTTGTTTATCCGCCGTGAATCGCTCGCGGTAGATTCTTGCCGATCGCGTGAAATTATTACCAGTTTCCGCGA
This region of Neodiprion fabricii isolate iyNeoFabr1 chromosome 7, iyNeoFabr1.1, whole genome shotgun sequence genomic DNA includes:
- the LOC124186217 gene encoding uncharacterized protein LOC124186217, giving the protein MEREERRVRMHRLLAETGNNFTRSARIYRERFTADKQPPSRQSFRRLAETERKFGVLKQPRRQRIRLVLDGPARDAVKNALEKNEVQSMRQVARTLQVPRESIRKIVHLENSASGANWHKISIKGYGTVTGEYSVSRKMPNSSGECASLMKSPSQTS